In Aristaeella hokkaidonensis, the following are encoded in one genomic region:
- a CDS encoding AzlC family ABC transporter permease: protein MNKVFRQGIRHGIPIALGYLSVSFAFGMKAVNDGLTVLQAVLISMTNVTSAGQIAAVPLMVGGASLAEMALTQLTINLRYALMSLSLSRKLDGSMGTLQRMIFSFANTDEIFAVASSQPGKVGKYYLYGLMLTPWIGWSLGTFLGAAAGTLLPAFVRTALGIAIYGMFLAIILPPARKSRPVRFVVLAAVAMSLCFHYIPGLNTVSSGFVIIICGVLAAALGAWRFPAEEDAA from the coding sequence ATGAATAAAGTTTTCCGGCAGGGGATCCGTCACGGGATCCCGATTGCCCTGGGATACCTGAGCGTTTCCTTTGCCTTCGGCATGAAAGCGGTCAACGACGGGCTGACCGTGCTGCAGGCGGTACTGATTTCCATGACCAATGTGACCAGCGCGGGCCAGATTGCCGCGGTGCCGCTGATGGTGGGCGGTGCTTCCCTGGCGGAAATGGCGCTGACCCAGCTGACGATCAACCTGCGCTACGCGCTGATGAGCCTTTCCCTCAGCCGGAAGCTGGACGGCAGCATGGGCACGCTGCAGCGGATGATCTTTTCCTTCGCCAATACCGATGAGATCTTCGCCGTGGCGTCTTCCCAGCCGGGAAAGGTCGGAAAGTATTACCTTTACGGCCTGATGCTGACGCCCTGGATCGGCTGGTCCCTGGGGACCTTCCTGGGCGCGGCGGCAGGTACGCTGCTTCCGGCTTTTGTCCGCACGGCGCTGGGGATTGCCATTTACGGAATGTTCCTGGCGATCATCCTGCCGCCGGCACGGAAGAGCCGTCCGGTACGTTTTGTGGTGCTGGCTGCAGTGGCAATGAGCCTCTGCTTCCATTATATTCCCGGGCTGAACACGGTTTCCTCCGGGTTTGTGATTATCATCTGCGGCGTGCTTGCCGCCGCGCTGGGAGCCTGGCGGTTCCCGGCGGAGGAGGATGCCGCATGA
- a CDS encoding AzlD domain-containing protein, with product MKWNLFLPYLLVTAGVTYLIRMLPLTVFRREIKSRFVRSFLAYIPYAVLGAMTFPDVFYSTGDMRTAVCGVAVAVLLAWRGRSLLTVAVAACCAVALAQGFLLLI from the coding sequence ATGAAGTGGAATCTGTTTCTGCCTTATCTGCTTGTCACGGCCGGCGTGACCTATCTGATCCGTATGCTGCCGCTGACGGTATTCCGCCGGGAGATCAAGAGCCGGTTTGTCCGGTCTTTCCTGGCTTATATCCCTTACGCGGTGCTGGGCGCCATGACTTTTCCGGACGTGTTCTATTCCACCGGGGATATGCGCACAGCCGTCTGCGGCGTGGCGGTGGCGGTGCTGCTGGCGTGGAGGGGACGGAGCCTGCTGACGGTGGCTGTTGCCGCCTGCTGCGCGGTGGCGCTGGCCCAGGGTTTTCTGCTGTTGATTTAA
- a CDS encoding homoserine dehydrogenase: MKEVVLGLLGLGNIGGGVWDLIREFGGEVSKRTGVKLVVKKALVLDKKIHRGKEVPDEVLTTEKNDILEDPEIDIVCEFLGGEQPAASMMLRALENGKSVVTANKMALSLHFDELREMAKKTGAGLYYEASVGGAIPIINAIQTPLIANHIEQMMGIVNGTTNYILTRMAAEGAEYEIVLKDAQRLGLAEPNPTADVEGYDAAYKLSILGSLAFHSRVLVENVYREGITKVNSEDIAFGREMGYVLKLLAIGKDNGDSIEARVHPAFLPADHPLARVDGSLNAVYLYGHSFKDMMLEGRGAGDAPTASAIVGDIVQAAQNAVHPMPVMRKDPLPVADDWYSKYFIRMKAKDAPGVLAEVAGLLAKEEISVSAMTQKDAGPDGKATLIIITHMAPEKAVQRVVKALNPEICKVENVIRVEG; encoded by the coding sequence ATGAAAGAGGTTGTGCTGGGACTACTTGGACTGGGAAACATCGGCGGAGGCGTATGGGACCTGATCCGGGAATTCGGCGGGGAAGTCAGCAAGCGTACGGGCGTGAAGCTCGTGGTGAAGAAGGCTCTCGTGCTGGACAAGAAAATCCACAGGGGCAAGGAAGTACCGGATGAGGTGCTGACCACAGAAAAGAACGATATTCTGGAAGATCCGGAAATTGATATCGTCTGCGAATTCCTGGGCGGAGAACAGCCCGCGGCTTCCATGATGCTACGCGCGCTGGAGAACGGCAAGTCCGTTGTCACCGCGAACAAGATGGCGCTTTCCCTCCATTTTGATGAACTGCGGGAAATGGCGAAGAAGACCGGTGCCGGCCTGTACTATGAAGCCAGCGTCGGCGGCGCGATCCCGATCATCAACGCGATCCAGACGCCCCTGATCGCAAACCACATCGAGCAGATGATGGGTATTGTGAACGGCACAACCAACTATATCCTGACCCGGATGGCGGCGGAAGGCGCCGAATATGAAATTGTACTGAAGGACGCCCAGCGCCTGGGGCTGGCGGAGCCCAACCCCACGGCGGACGTGGAAGGCTATGACGCGGCCTACAAACTGAGCATCCTGGGTTCCCTGGCATTCCACAGCCGGGTGCTGGTGGAAAATGTGTACCGAGAGGGTATCACCAAGGTCAATTCCGAAGATATCGCCTTCGGCCGGGAGATGGGCTATGTGCTGAAGCTGCTGGCCATCGGCAAGGACAACGGCGATTCCATTGAAGCCCGTGTGCATCCGGCTTTCCTGCCCGCGGATCATCCGCTGGCCCGGGTGGACGGCTCCCTGAACGCTGTTTATCTCTACGGTCATTCCTTCAAGGACATGATGCTGGAAGGCCGCGGCGCCGGTGATGCTCCGACCGCCAGCGCTATCGTGGGCGACATTGTCCAGGCTGCGCAGAACGCGGTGCATCCCATGCCCGTGATGCGCAAGGATCCGCTGCCAGTGGCGGACGACTGGTACAGCAAGTACTTCATCCGCATGAAGGCCAAGGATGCCCCCGGCGTTCTGGCTGAAGTGGCCGGCCTGCTGGCGAAGGAAGAGATTTCCGTTTCTGCCATGACGCAGAAGGACGCCGGTCCGGATGGAAAGGCAACCCTGATCATCATCACCCATATGGCTCCCGAAAAGGCCGTACAGCGTGTGGTGAAGGCGCTGAATCCCGAAATCTGCAAGGTAGAGAACGTTATTCGAGTTGAAGGATGA
- a CDS encoding YebC/PmpR family DNA-binding transcriptional regulator has translation MSGHSKWHNIQAKKGKADAQRGAIFTKIGREIAIAVREGGANPESNGKLRDIIAKAKANNMPNDNIQRSIKKASGELSNVVYEEITYEGYAPGGVAVIVDCISDNRNRTASDVRHCFAKYGGNLGTTGSVGFMFDERGVLVVEREPGSDEDEMMMIALEAGAEDVKVDDDVFEIVTAPNDFSTVRENLEKQGITFLSAEVAKIPQNTVAVSDPDTVLKIQKMLDLLEENDDVQNVYHNADLPEEEEDE, from the coding sequence ATGTCCGGGCATTCCAAGTGGCACAATATTCAGGCTAAAAAGGGCAAGGCAGACGCGCAGCGCGGAGCGATTTTCACAAAGATCGGCCGCGAGATCGCTATCGCGGTTCGTGAAGGCGGCGCCAATCCGGAGTCCAATGGCAAGCTGCGCGATATTATCGCCAAAGCGAAGGCCAACAATATGCCTAACGATAACATTCAGCGCTCCATCAAGAAGGCGAGCGGTGAGCTGAGCAACGTGGTGTACGAAGAGATCACCTACGAAGGCTATGCTCCCGGCGGCGTCGCGGTCATCGTGGACTGCATTTCCGACAACCGCAACCGCACCGCCAGCGATGTGCGTCACTGCTTCGCCAAGTACGGCGGAAACCTGGGCACCACCGGTTCCGTTGGTTTCATGTTTGACGAACGCGGCGTGCTCGTGGTGGAACGGGAACCCGGCAGCGATGAGGACGAGATGATGATGATCGCCCTGGAAGCCGGCGCGGAAGACGTGAAGGTGGATGACGATGTCTTTGAAATCGTGACCGCCCCCAACGACTTCAGCACTGTCCGTGAGAACCTGGAAAAGCAGGGAATCACCTTCCTTTCCGCTGAAGTTGCCAAGATTCCGCAGAACACCGTGGCTGTTTCCGACCCCGACACCGTTCTGAAGATCCAGAAGATGCTGGACCTGCTGGAAGAAAACGACGACGTGCAGAACGTGTATCACAACGCGGACCTGCCGGAAGAAGAGGAGGACGAATAA
- a CDS encoding type III pantothenate kinase — protein sequence MILTMDIGNTNIKTALFDGKEMYKYWRMSTNITSTSDEYGVRLMSMFAHEGVSPDVVEGIVVSSVVPTINYTIEHMLLNYIGKTPLFVAPGVKTGINIKYENPRELGSDRIANAVAAYDEYGGPCIFIDFGTATTFGVVDQEGSFLGGTICPGIKLSSEALVTGTAKLPRFELNRPETVIGRSTLTNLQSGMYYGYVGLVRNIVRKIRQELGEDAYVVATGGMALMIAEESNVIDKLDGLLTLKGLRLIYERNRTETESDGRR from the coding sequence ATGATTCTGACCATGGACATCGGGAATACCAATATCAAGACCGCGTTGTTCGACGGGAAAGAAATGTATAAGTACTGGCGTATGTCCACCAACATTACGTCCACTTCGGACGAATACGGTGTACGCCTGATGTCCATGTTTGCCCATGAGGGCGTCTCCCCGGATGTGGTGGAAGGCATTGTGGTTTCCAGCGTGGTGCCCACAATCAACTACACGATTGAGCATATGCTGCTGAATTACATCGGCAAGACACCGCTGTTCGTGGCTCCCGGGGTTAAAACCGGTATCAACATCAAATATGAGAATCCCCGGGAGCTGGGCAGCGACCGGATTGCCAACGCTGTCGCGGCTTATGACGAATACGGGGGGCCATGCATTTTCATCGACTTCGGCACTGCCACCACCTTCGGTGTGGTGGATCAGGAAGGTTCGTTCCTGGGCGGTACCATCTGTCCCGGCATCAAGCTGAGCAGTGAGGCACTGGTTACCGGCACCGCAAAGCTGCCGCGGTTCGAACTGAACCGGCCGGAAACCGTCATCGGACGGTCCACCCTCACCAACCTGCAAAGCGGCATGTATTACGGTTATGTCGGCCTGGTGCGCAACATCGTGCGCAAGATCCGGCAGGAACTGGGTGAAGATGCCTATGTGGTGGCCACCGGCGGTATGGCGCTGATGATTGCCGAGGAAAGCAATGTTATCGACAAACTGGACGGCCTGCTGACCCTGAAGGGACTGCGGCTGATCTATGAACGAAATCGGACGGAAACGGAATCGGACGGAAGGAGATAA
- a CDS encoding thymidine phosphorylase: MTMLEIIEKKKFGQELTREEIAFFAQAAAEKSVPDYQLSALLMAIRLNGMTDQETTDLTLAMRDSGDIADLSGIPGIKVDKHSTGGVGDTTTLVLAPLVAACGAPVAKMSGRGLGHTGGTLDKLESIPGLSVALPVEDFIRQVKEIGVAVVGQTGHLAPADKTLYALRDVTSTVDSLPLIVSSILSKKLAAGSDAIVLDVKTGSGAIMHTLEDSLKLAQNMVRVGELAGKPIVALVSGMDQPLGTHVGNALEVKEAIDILAGRAGGDLLEVSLTLGGYMLHLAGKAETPEAGQAMMKQAIDSGAGLEKLKQMIAAQGGDPSVCDDVNRLPQAQVIRPVTCGVSGWVSKMNTMALGLAAQAMGAGRMKVDDELDYSVGFVLQVRIGDRVEAGTPLCVLHARSEENADRAEAAIRAAITIGQEACGRVPNFYAVVTKDGIRRLGADA; the protein is encoded by the coding sequence ATGACCATGCTGGAAATCATTGAAAAGAAAAAGTTCGGGCAGGAACTGACAAGGGAGGAAATCGCCTTCTTTGCGCAGGCGGCCGCGGAAAAATCTGTGCCGGATTATCAGCTTTCGGCCCTGCTGATGGCGATCCGCCTGAACGGGATGACGGATCAGGAGACAACGGATCTGACGCTGGCCATGCGTGACTCCGGAGATATTGCGGATTTGTCCGGGATTCCCGGCATTAAAGTGGACAAGCATTCCACCGGCGGCGTGGGGGATACCACCACGCTGGTACTGGCGCCCCTGGTGGCTGCCTGCGGCGCGCCTGTGGCAAAGATGAGCGGCCGGGGCCTGGGCCATACGGGCGGAACGCTGGACAAGCTGGAGTCCATTCCCGGACTCAGCGTTGCCCTGCCTGTGGAGGATTTCATCCGACAGGTGAAGGAAATCGGCGTGGCCGTGGTCGGCCAGACTGGGCATCTGGCACCTGCGGACAAAACCCTGTACGCCCTGCGGGACGTGACTTCCACCGTGGATTCCCTGCCCCTGATTGTTTCTTCCATTCTCAGCAAAAAACTGGCTGCCGGATCGGACGCCATCGTGCTGGACGTGAAAACCGGTTCCGGCGCGATTATGCATACCCTGGAGGACAGCCTGAAACTGGCGCAGAATATGGTCCGGGTCGGTGAACTGGCCGGGAAGCCCATCGTGGCGCTTGTCAGCGGCATGGACCAGCCGCTGGGAACCCATGTGGGCAACGCGCTGGAAGTCAAGGAAGCCATTGATATCCTGGCCGGCCGTGCCGGCGGGGACCTGCTGGAGGTTTCCCTGACCCTGGGCGGTTATATGCTGCACCTGGCCGGAAAGGCGGAAACGCCGGAAGCCGGACAGGCCATGATGAAACAGGCCATTGATTCCGGCGCCGGCCTGGAAAAACTGAAGCAGATGATCGCGGCCCAGGGCGGCGATCCGTCTGTCTGCGATGATGTGAACCGCCTGCCCCAGGCACAGGTGATCCGTCCTGTGACCTGCGGCGTATCCGGCTGGGTCTCAAAGATGAATACCATGGCCCTGGGGCTTGCGGCCCAGGCGATGGGCGCCGGCCGGATGAAGGTGGACGATGAACTGGATTATTCCGTGGGCTTTGTGCTGCAGGTGCGGATCGGTGACCGGGTGGAAGCCGGTACGCCGCTGTGCGTGCTCCATGCCCGCAGTGAAGAGAACGCGGACCGGGCGGAAGCCGCCATCCGCGCTGCCATAACGATCGGCCAGGAGGCCTGCGGCCGTGTGCCCAACTTTTATGCGGTGGTGACAAAGGACGGCATCCGCAGGCTGGGGGCGGATGCATGA
- a CDS encoding ECF transporter S component — MTNTTRRTKLARMTLLAMLVAVLIVLAYVNIPMPMGLSITFNMIPVAIAAMAMGLPGGIIIGGAFGLISFLQCYGIFGVSGMGVALVTANPGFGFACLMFIQRFVSRVLVGVLAALVYRGISRTKAPLYVRGLATGFAAALFNTIFFMTLLVLLFSQTAYMQNAMAGRSVLAYLVASVGVNAVVEMIVAAVVTGAAGVALKKARLI; from the coding sequence ATGACAAACACAACAAGGCGCACGAAACTGGCGAGGATGACGCTGCTGGCTATGCTGGTAGCGGTTTTGATCGTCCTGGCCTATGTGAACATTCCCATGCCCATGGGCCTGTCCATCACCTTCAACATGATTCCTGTAGCCATTGCCGCCATGGCGATGGGACTGCCCGGCGGAATCATCATCGGCGGTGCTTTCGGACTGATCAGCTTCCTCCAGTGCTACGGCATCTTCGGCGTAAGCGGAATGGGTGTGGCCCTGGTGACTGCCAATCCCGGCTTCGGCTTTGCCTGCCTGATGTTCATCCAGCGGTTTGTTTCCCGGGTGCTGGTAGGCGTCCTGGCCGCACTGGTTTACCGGGGCATCAGCCGGACGAAGGCTCCCCTGTATGTGCGGGGCCTGGCCACCGGTTTCGCGGCGGCGCTTTTCAATACCATCTTCTTTATGACGCTGCTGGTACTGCTGTTCAGCCAGACCGCCTATATGCAGAACGCGATGGCCGGCAGAAGCGTCCTGGCTTACCTTGTGGCTTCTGTGGGTGTGAACGCTGTGGTTGAAATGATCGTAGCTGCTGTGGTTACCGGCGCCGCGGGCGTCGCGCTGAAAAAAGCACGGCTGATCTGA
- a CDS encoding adenylosuccinate synthase, whose amino-acid sequence MACTALVGINWGDEGKGRMVDLLAEAFDIVVRFQGGANAGHKIINQYGKFDLHLLPSGVCRPGVVNILGNGVALDLETLVNEIKDQKGIEITPDNLMISERASLLLPWHKEIDVLEEARLKDKHDGSTKQGIAPFYSDKNQKKTILAGELFYPDRLKKHVKELCAWKNLTLEKIYGVKPASEKEVMTWLNEYCEQVKPYIRNTRDYLIKAESDHKRILFEAQLGALRDLDFGIYPFTTSVSTLASYAPIGAGVPGVEVDRVIGVIKAYATCLGDGPFVTEYTGKKGDAFRKMCGEDEPEGGRTVRIGPIDLVASKYGTEVQAATELALTKLDMLSDLDEIPLCVGYKLNGQVITDMPFPSALGDCEPVYETMKGWKCNISTVRNWWDLPEEAKAYVNRIEHAVGCVIRWISVGPERHSIIRRG is encoded by the coding sequence ATGGCTTGTACCGCACTCGTTGGCATCAACTGGGGCGACGAAGGAAAGGGCAGAATGGTCGACCTGCTGGCGGAGGCCTTCGACATTGTTGTCAGGTTCCAGGGCGGCGCCAATGCAGGACATAAGATTATCAACCAATACGGCAAGTTTGACCTGCACCTGCTGCCTTCCGGCGTATGCCGCCCCGGCGTGGTCAACATTCTGGGAAACGGTGTCGCGCTGGATCTGGAGACGCTGGTGAATGAGATTAAAGATCAGAAGGGAATCGAGATTACCCCCGACAACCTGATGATCAGTGAGCGGGCGTCCCTGCTGCTGCCCTGGCACAAAGAGATTGACGTGCTGGAGGAAGCCCGGCTGAAGGATAAGCACGACGGTTCCACCAAGCAGGGTATCGCGCCCTTCTATTCCGACAAGAACCAGAAGAAGACGATCCTGGCCGGCGAGCTGTTCTATCCGGACCGGCTGAAGAAGCATGTGAAGGAACTGTGCGCCTGGAAGAACCTGACCCTGGAAAAGATCTACGGCGTCAAACCGGCTTCCGAGAAGGAAGTGATGACCTGGCTGAATGAATACTGCGAGCAGGTCAAGCCCTATATCAGGAACACCAGGGATTACCTGATCAAGGCGGAGAGCGATCACAAGCGCATCCTGTTTGAGGCGCAGCTCGGCGCCCTGCGGGATCTGGATTTCGGTATCTATCCCTTTACGACCTCCGTCAGCACGCTGGCTTCCTACGCACCCATCGGCGCCGGGGTTCCCGGTGTGGAGGTTGACCGGGTCATCGGCGTTATTAAAGCCTACGCCACCTGCCTGGGCGACGGCCCCTTCGTGACCGAGTATACCGGCAAGAAGGGCGACGCCTTCCGCAAGATGTGCGGCGAGGATGAGCCGGAAGGCGGACGCACCGTCCGCATCGGGCCGATTGACCTGGTGGCCAGCAAGTACGGCACAGAGGTACAGGCGGCGACGGAGCTGGCGCTGACGAAGCTGGATATGCTCAGCGACCTGGACGAGATTCCGCTGTGCGTCGGCTATAAGCTGAACGGCCAGGTGATCACGGACATGCCCTTCCCCTCCGCACTGGGAGACTGCGAACCGGTTTACGAGACCATGAAGGGCTGGAAGTGCAATATTTCTACCGTCCGCAACTGGTGGGACCTGCCGGAAGAGGCAAAGGCCTATGTCAACCGCATCGAGCATGCCGTCGGATGCGTGATCCGCTGGATTTCCGTCGGACCGGAACGCCACAGCATCATCCGCCGCGGATAA
- a CDS encoding serine hydrolase domain-containing protein: MGLQEKLSACLRQAVENHEAAGVSLLILKDGEELCHVREGYADIETGKQLRRDSIFRLYSQSKPITAAAAMILADRGILDLMAPVDQYLPGFANPRVVEADGTIRPAIRAPWVIELLGMTSGLCYPDVDAAGQYAARVFDADHAEIAAGGGMSTLEFCNRLGEQPLAFEPGTRWRYGTSADILGAVIEAATGKRFSDFLREELFEPLGMKDTAFWVPEEKRDRLVTCYRRVPGGLEKFSSLHLAVGQYDREPAFESGGAGLVSTLDDYAAFARMLMNGGKAEGRRILSEAAVRYMTTPQLSGSVRKDVWDSLGGYNYSCLMRVCDHPGRAAMFTVKNEYGWDGWLGTYFANLPDQKITFLLAQNVTDAGTTAVTRKCRNILAASLDD, translated from the coding sequence ATGGGTTTACAGGAAAAACTGTCCGCCTGCCTGCGGCAGGCCGTGGAGAATCATGAAGCAGCGGGGGTAAGCCTGCTGATCCTGAAGGACGGCGAGGAACTCTGCCATGTGCGGGAAGGCTATGCGGATATCGAAACCGGAAAGCAGCTGCGCCGGGATTCCATTTTCCGTCTTTACAGCCAGTCCAAACCGATTACCGCTGCCGCGGCGATGATTCTCGCGGACCGGGGTATCCTGGACCTGATGGCGCCGGTGGATCAGTACCTGCCGGGCTTTGCCAATCCCCGGGTGGTGGAAGCGGACGGGACAATCCGTCCGGCGATCCGGGCACCCTGGGTGATCGAGCTGCTGGGGATGACTTCCGGCCTGTGCTATCCGGACGTGGACGCGGCGGGACAGTACGCTGCCCGGGTTTTTGACGCGGATCATGCGGAGATTGCTGCCGGCGGCGGGATGAGCACCCTGGAGTTCTGCAACCGGCTGGGAGAACAGCCGCTGGCTTTTGAGCCCGGCACCCGCTGGCGGTACGGAACCAGCGCGGATATCCTGGGCGCGGTGATTGAAGCGGCGACGGGGAAGCGCTTCAGCGATTTCCTGCGGGAAGAGCTGTTTGAGCCCCTCGGGATGAAGGATACGGCTTTCTGGGTGCCGGAGGAGAAGCGGGATCGGCTGGTGACCTGCTACCGGCGGGTGCCCGGAGGCCTGGAGAAATTCAGCAGCCTGCATCTGGCTGTGGGACAGTATGACCGGGAACCAGCTTTTGAATCCGGCGGCGCGGGACTGGTTTCCACCCTGGACGACTACGCAGCCTTTGCCCGGATGCTGATGAACGGCGGAAAGGCGGAGGGCCGGCGGATTCTTTCCGAAGCGGCGGTGCGCTATATGACGACCCCGCAGCTTTCCGGCAGCGTCCGGAAGGACGTCTGGGACAGCCTCGGCGGATACAACTACAGCTGCCTCATGCGCGTCTGTGACCATCCCGGAAGGGCTGCCATGTTCACCGTAAAAAATGAATACGGCTGGGACGGCTGGCTGGGAACCTATTTCGCGAACCTGCCGGATCAGAAGATTACCTTCCTGCTGGCTCAGAATGTGACGGACGCGGGCACCACGGCGGTGACCCGGAAGTGCCGGAATATTCTGGCGGCGTCGCTGGATGACTGA